Proteins from one Thioflavicoccus mobilis 8321 genomic window:
- the thpR gene encoding RNA 2',3'-cyclic phosphodiesterase, translating to MAERLFFALWSDAAVRRDLAASMRAMGADRGRPTHPADLHLTLVFLGPLGEAQRRCAEGVAEALRAAPFGLRLERVGHWRGPRVLWCAPSEAPADLVTLVDALAGGLADHCGLTLERRPYRPHVTLARGIGRDPSAEQSIQPIDWPVSDFVLAGGSGGGPPRYRIHRRWPLGYDGSRSIVE from the coding sequence GTGGCTGAACGCCTGTTCTTCGCCCTCTGGTCCGATGCCGCCGTGCGGCGCGACCTGGCGGCCTCGATGCGCGCGATGGGCGCGGACCGGGGTCGCCCGACTCATCCGGCCGACCTCCATTTGACCTTGGTTTTTCTCGGCCCGCTCGGCGAGGCGCAACGGCGCTGCGCCGAGGGCGTTGCCGAAGCGCTCCGCGCGGCGCCATTCGGGCTGCGGCTCGAGCGCGTCGGTCATTGGCGCGGACCGCGGGTCCTGTGGTGCGCCCCGAGCGAGGCTCCAGCCGACCTGGTCACGCTCGTCGACGCGCTCGCCGGTGGCCTCGCCGATCATTGTGGCCTGACGTTGGAACGGCGCCCCTATCGGCCGCATGTGACGCTCGCGCGCGGCATCGGACGCGACCCCTCCGCCGAGCAATCGATCCAACCTATCGACTGGCCCGTCTCCGACTTCGTGCTGGCCGGCGGCAGTGGCGGTGGCCCGCCGCGTTACCGCATCCATCGTCGTTGGCCGTTGGGGTATGACGGCTCTCGATCGATTGTGGAATAA
- the recA gene encoding recombinase RecA — protein MDDNRKKALAAALTQIEKQFGKGSVMRMGDTGAVRSVDVISTGSLGLDLALGIGGLPRGRVVEIYGPESSGKTTLSLHVLAEAQKKGGTAAFVDAEHALDPVYAEKLGVNMNDLLVSQPDTGEQALEITDMLVRSGAVDVVVVDSVAALTPKAEIEGEMGDSHVGLQARLMSQALRKLTANIKRSNSIVIFINQIRMKIGVMFGSPETTTGGNALKFYSSVRLDIRRTGAIKKGDEVIGNETKVKVVKNKVAPPFRQVNFDILYGEGVSRLGEIIDLGVQAGIVEKSGAWYSYGGNRIGQGKDNVRGYLKDNPALADEIERKIREQLLPHTVGDAEAQVGETVEA, from the coding sequence ATGGACGACAACCGCAAGAAGGCGCTGGCCGCCGCCCTGACGCAGATCGAGAAGCAGTTCGGCAAGGGCTCGGTCATGCGCATGGGCGACACGGGGGCCGTGCGCAGCGTCGATGTCATCTCCACCGGCTCGCTCGGACTCGATCTCGCCCTCGGCATCGGCGGCCTGCCGCGCGGGCGTGTCGTGGAGATCTACGGCCCCGAATCCTCCGGCAAGACGACGCTCAGCCTGCACGTGCTCGCCGAGGCGCAGAAGAAGGGCGGCACGGCCGCGTTCGTCGATGCCGAGCACGCCCTGGACCCCGTCTATGCCGAAAAGCTCGGCGTCAACATGAACGATCTCCTCGTCTCGCAGCCCGACACCGGCGAGCAGGCTCTGGAGATCACCGACATGCTGGTGCGCTCGGGGGCCGTCGACGTGGTCGTCGTCGATTCGGTCGCGGCGCTGACGCCGAAGGCCGAGATCGAGGGCGAGATGGGCGACTCCCACGTCGGCCTCCAGGCACGGCTCATGTCGCAGGCGCTGCGCAAGCTGACCGCCAACATCAAGCGCTCCAACAGCATCGTCATCTTCATCAATCAGATCCGCATGAAGATCGGCGTGATGTTCGGCTCGCCGGAGACGACCACCGGCGGCAACGCGCTCAAGTTCTACTCCTCGGTGCGTCTCGACATCCGCCGCACCGGCGCGATCAAGAAGGGCGACGAGGTCATCGGCAACGAGACCAAGGTCAAGGTCGTCAAGAACAAGGTGGCCCCGCCGTTCCGCCAGGTGAACTTCGACATCCTCTACGGGGAGGGCGTCTCGCGCCTCGGCGAGATCATCGATCTCGGCGTGCAGGCCGGCATCGTCGAGAAGTCCGGCGCCTGGTACAGCTACGGTGGCAATCGCATCGGGCAGGGCAAGGACAACGTGCGGGGTTATTTGAAGGACAATCCCGCGCTGGCCGACGAGATCGAACGCAAGATCCGCGAACAGCTGCTGCCGCATACGGTCGGCGATGCCGAGGCTCAGGTCGGCGAGACGGTGGAGGCCTGA
- a CDS encoding CinA family protein, translating to MSETLDALSLALGKRLVAAGLRLATAESCTGGWLAKVVTDIPGSSGWFDRGFVVYSNVAKEQMLGVDAAMIADEGAVSEAAARAMVAGALARSEAQIAVAVTGIAGPGGGSEEKPVGTVWFAWALGEEWVDTQRLQFAGNREEVRHQSVRVALERLLELLDSGG from the coding sequence ATGTCTGAGACCCTTGATGCCCTCTCCCTAGCGCTCGGCAAGCGGCTCGTGGCTGCCGGTCTGCGGCTTGCGACCGCCGAGTCCTGCACCGGCGGCTGGTTGGCCAAGGTGGTGACCGATATCCCGGGCAGCAGCGGCTGGTTCGATCGGGGCTTCGTCGTCTATTCGAACGTGGCCAAGGAGCAAATGCTCGGCGTCGATGCCGCGATGATCGCGGACGAGGGTGCGGTCAGCGAAGCCGCCGCGCGGGCGATGGTGGCCGGGGCGCTGGCCCGCAGCGAGGCCCAGATCGCCGTGGCCGTGACCGGCATCGCCGGCCCAGGCGGCGGCAGCGAAGAAAAGCCGGTCGGTACCGTCTGGTTCGCGTGGGCCCTCGGGGAGGAGTGGGTCGATACGCAGCGATTGCAGTTCGCCGGCAATCGCGAGGAGGTCCGTCATCAATCGGTGCGTGTCGCCTTGGAGCGCCTCCTCGAACTCCTCGACTCGGGTGGCTGA
- a CDS encoding polysaccharide deacetylase family protein — protein sequence MDAWHPRDLRGAGRDPPDPRWPSGARLALQFVLNVEEGAERTVLNGDDGSEDYLPEIPGTGRRLGQRHYSAEGFHDYGARVGFWRLLRLFETRGLPLTAFAAGRALELNPEAGAALTERGHEVAGHGYRWIDYRDVDEATERAHIARTCRIIEAATGRRPVGWYTGRVSPNTRRLLVEAGGFLYDSDAYDDERPYWLSEGGRSHLVIPYSLVTNDIRWLLSPGCATADDFFALLRDAFDVLWAEGRDRSGLMSVGLHARISGHPARIAAVARFLDHVADHDGVWICRRREIAEHWIRHFGVNGN from the coding sequence GTGGACGCTTGGCATCCGCGCGACCTGCGGGGCGCCGGGCGGGATCCGCCCGATCCCCGCTGGCCGAGCGGTGCGCGGCTGGCGCTGCAATTCGTCCTCAACGTCGAGGAGGGGGCGGAGCGCACCGTCCTCAACGGCGACGACGGCTCGGAGGACTATCTGCCCGAGATCCCCGGCACTGGCCGGCGGCTCGGACAACGCCATTACAGCGCCGAGGGCTTCCACGACTATGGCGCGCGGGTCGGCTTCTGGCGCCTGCTGCGCCTGTTCGAGACGCGCGGCCTGCCGCTCACGGCCTTCGCCGCCGGGCGGGCCCTGGAACTCAACCCGGAGGCCGGGGCCGCGCTCACAGAGCGCGGCCACGAGGTCGCCGGGCACGGCTATCGCTGGATCGACTACCGCGACGTCGACGAGGCGACCGAGCGGGCGCACATCGCCCGGACCTGCCGGATCATCGAGGCGGCGACCGGCCGCCGGCCGGTCGGTTGGTATACCGGCCGGGTCAGCCCGAACACCCGCCGGCTCCTCGTCGAGGCCGGCGGTTTTCTCTACGACTCGGACGCCTACGACGACGAGCGGCCCTACTGGCTGAGCGAGGGTGGCCGCTCGCACTTGGTCATCCCCTACAGCCTGGTGACCAACGACATCCGCTGGCTTCTCTCTCCCGGCTGCGCGACGGCCGACGACTTCTTCGCCCTGCTCCGCGACGCCTTCGATGTCCTCTGGGCCGAGGGCCGGGACCGCTCGGGCCTGATGAGCGTCGGCCTGCACGCGCGGATCAGCGGTCATCCGGCGCGGATCGCCGCGGTGGCGCGGTTCCTCGACCATGTCGCCGACCACGACGGGGTCTGGATCTGTCGGCGCCGCGAGATCGCCGAGCACTGGATTCGGCATTTCGGCGTAAACGGCAACTGA
- the alaS gene encoding alanine--tRNA ligase: MTSSAELRTSFLDYFAAQGHEVVASSPLIPAGDATLLFTNAGMVQFKDVFLGRDRRPYRRAATAQRCVRAGGKHNDLENVGYTARHHTFFEMLGNFSFGDYFKREAIGFAWEYLTKTLGLPPERLWVTVFTEDDEAAAIWLEEIGVDPQRFSRCGAKDNFWSMGETGPCGPCSEIFYDHGPDIPGGPPGTPDEDGDRYVEIWNLVFMQYNRDAEGQLTPLPRPSVDTGMGLERLAAVLQGVHSNYDIDLFRRLIAAASEATGASDPASKSLRVIADHIRSAGFLIADGVTPSNEGRGYVLRRIIRRAIRHGYQLGQHEPFFYRLVAPLVEEMGAAYPELAQAQGQVERVLRLEEERFAETLEQGLRILDAAIAELDGRQIDGETVFKLYDTYGFPTDLTADIARERGLTLDMEGFEREMTAQRERARAASQFGAGREAAIEFQGETEFTGYEHLADQAVVVGLYRDGEPVESLVAGEEGLVVLDVTPFYGESGGQVGDRGWLTTETARFEVLDARKKGGDLTFHIGRLSDGELQLGDRVEARVDAARRRATALSHSATHLLHAALRRILGEHVQQKGSLVEPGRLRFDFSHYESLSREQILAIERLVNEQIRENHLVETRIMSLEDAKSSGAMALFGEKYADQVRVLRMGGFSTELCGGTHVKAVGDIGLLKIVAESGVAAGVRRIEALTGQAAVEWVEAEEERLLRLAELVKGSREDVDQKVLQVLERARRLEKEMEQLKGKLAGAAGKDLVSQAQAIGDVRVLAAALDGADPKTLRETLDQLKDRLGSAVVVLGAVSDGKVSLVAGVTKDLTDRVKAGDLIKEVAAKVGGKGGGRPDMAQAGGSDPAGLPAALGLVSGWVQARVS; encoded by the coding sequence ATGACGAGCAGTGCCGAGCTTCGAACCAGCTTTCTCGACTATTTCGCCGCCCAGGGCCACGAGGTGGTCGCGAGTAGCCCGCTGATCCCCGCCGGGGACGCGACCCTGCTCTTCACCAACGCCGGCATGGTGCAGTTCAAGGATGTCTTTCTCGGGCGCGATCGTCGGCCCTATCGACGCGCCGCGACGGCGCAGCGCTGCGTGCGCGCCGGCGGCAAGCACAACGACCTGGAGAACGTCGGCTATACGGCGCGCCATCACACCTTCTTCGAGATGCTCGGCAACTTCAGCTTCGGCGACTACTTCAAGCGCGAGGCGATCGGCTTCGCTTGGGAGTATCTGACCAAGACGCTGGGGCTGCCCCCGGAGCGCCTCTGGGTGACCGTCTTCACCGAGGACGACGAGGCTGCGGCGATCTGGCTCGAGGAGATCGGCGTCGATCCGCAACGCTTCTCGCGTTGTGGCGCCAAGGACAACTTCTGGTCGATGGGCGAGACGGGTCCCTGCGGTCCCTGCTCGGAGATCTTCTACGATCATGGCCCGGATATCCCAGGCGGCCCGCCCGGCACGCCCGACGAGGATGGCGACCGCTACGTCGAGATCTGGAACCTGGTCTTCATGCAGTACAACCGCGACGCCGAGGGCCAGCTGACCCCGCTGCCGCGTCCATCGGTCGACACCGGCATGGGCCTGGAGCGGCTCGCTGCCGTGCTGCAGGGCGTGCACAGCAATTACGACATCGATCTGTTTCGGCGCCTGATCGCGGCCGCGAGCGAGGCGACCGGGGCCAGCGACCCGGCGAGCAAGTCGCTACGGGTGATCGCCGACCACATCCGCTCGGCCGGCTTCTTGATCGCCGACGGCGTCACGCCGAGCAACGAGGGCCGCGGCTACGTCCTGCGCCGCATCATCCGCCGCGCCATCCGTCACGGCTACCAGCTCGGCCAGCACGAGCCCTTCTTCTATCGGTTGGTTGCACCGCTCGTCGAGGAAATGGGTGCGGCCTATCCGGAGCTGGCCCAGGCTCAGGGCCAGGTGGAGCGGGTGCTGCGGCTCGAGGAAGAGCGCTTCGCCGAGACCTTGGAGCAAGGCCTGCGCATCCTGGACGCCGCGATCGCCGAACTCGACGGGCGTCAGATCGACGGGGAGACGGTCTTCAAGCTCTACGATACCTATGGCTTTCCGACCGATCTGACCGCCGACATCGCCCGCGAGCGCGGCCTAACCCTGGACATGGAGGGCTTCGAGCGCGAGATGACCGCGCAGCGCGAGCGCGCCCGCGCCGCGAGCCAATTCGGTGCCGGGCGCGAGGCGGCCATCGAGTTCCAGGGCGAGACCGAGTTCACCGGCTACGAGCACCTCGCGGACCAGGCCGTCGTCGTCGGCCTCTACCGCGACGGCGAGCCGGTCGAGTCGCTGGTCGCCGGTGAGGAAGGGCTCGTCGTGCTCGACGTGACGCCCTTCTACGGCGAGTCGGGCGGCCAGGTCGGCGACCGCGGTTGGCTGACGACCGAGACGGCCCGCTTCGAGGTCCTGGATGCGCGCAAGAAGGGCGGTGATCTGACCTTCCATATCGGCCGCCTGAGCGACGGCGAACTCCAACTCGGCGACCGGGTCGAGGCGCGCGTCGATGCCGCGCGCCGCCGGGCGACGGCGCTCAGTCACTCGGCGACGCACCTACTACACGCGGCCCTGCGGCGGATTCTAGGCGAACACGTCCAGCAGAAGGGTTCGCTGGTCGAGCCGGGGCGGCTGCGCTTCGACTTCTCGCACTACGAGTCCCTTTCGCGCGAGCAGATCCTCGCCATCGAGCGGCTCGTCAACGAGCAGATCCGCGAGAACCACCTGGTCGAGACGCGGATCATGAGCTTGGAAGACGCCAAGTCGTCTGGGGCGATGGCGCTCTTCGGCGAGAAATATGCCGATCAGGTCCGGGTGCTGCGGATGGGGGGATTCTCGACCGAGCTCTGCGGTGGCACCCATGTCAAGGCGGTTGGCGACATCGGTCTCCTCAAGATTGTCGCCGAGAGCGGTGTCGCCGCCGGCGTGCGGCGTATCGAGGCCCTTACCGGCCAGGCCGCGGTCGAGTGGGTCGAGGCCGAAGAGGAGCGGCTGCTGCGACTCGCCGAACTCGTCAAGGGGAGTCGCGAGGACGTCGATCAGAAGGTGCTCCAGGTGCTCGAGCGCGCGCGGCGTCTCGAGAAGGAGATGGAGCAACTCAAGGGCAAGCTGGCCGGCGCCGCCGGCAAGGATCTCGTCTCCCAGGCGCAGGCGATCGGCGATGTGCGCGTGCTCGCCGCCGCGCTCGACGGTGCCGACCCCAAGACGTTGCGCGAGACCCTCGATCAACTCAAGGACCGGCTCGGTTCGGCGGTCGTCGTGCTCGGGGCTGTCAGCGACGGCAAGGTTAGCCTGGTCGCTGGTGTGACCAAGGATCTTACCGACCGCGTCAAGGCCGGCGATCTCATCAAAGAGGTCGCGGCCAAGGTCGGCGGCAAAGGCGGTGGTCGCCCGGACATGGCCCAGGCCGGCGGCAGTGATCCAGCGGGGCTGCCGGCGGCCCTCGGATTGGTCTCGGGCTGGGTGCAGGCGCGCGTGTCATAG
- a CDS encoding DUF2878 domain-containing protein encodes MRIVANLIAFQLGWFACVLGGAHGLPWLGVAFAAVIVGSHLWLAARPLVEAQLLFAVAGIGSLWDGLLVGMGLLEYPSGMLVAWLPPVWMMALWLLFATTLNVALRWLRGRWSLAAMLGAVGGPLAFYTGAQLGGVTFADPPLALAVIGLGWLLLTPLFVWIAMRLDGQTVAERAPVTAARSAGARHHV; translated from the coding sequence ATGCGGATTGTCGCCAATCTGATCGCCTTCCAGCTCGGCTGGTTCGCCTGCGTGCTCGGTGGCGCGCACGGCCTGCCGTGGCTCGGCGTTGCCTTCGCTGCCGTCATCGTCGGCTCGCACCTGTGGCTCGCCGCACGGCCGTTGGTCGAGGCCCAGCTGCTATTCGCGGTCGCCGGCATTGGCAGCCTTTGGGATGGGTTGCTGGTCGGGATGGGCCTCTTGGAGTATCCGTCCGGTATGCTGGTGGCATGGCTGCCACCGGTCTGGATGATGGCCCTCTGGTTGCTCTTCGCCACGACGCTCAATGTCGCGCTCCGCTGGCTGCGCGGGCGTTGGTCGCTGGCGGCGATGCTCGGCGCGGTCGGTGGCCCGCTGGCCTTCTATACCGGGGCGCAGCTCGGCGGCGTCACCTTCGCCGACCCGCCGTTGGCGCTGGCCGTGATCGGCCTCGGCTGGCTCCTGTTGACACCGCTTTTCGTCTGGATCGCGATGCGGCTCGACGGCCAGACGGTGGCCGAACGCGCACCGGTCACAGCGGCGCGGTCGGCGGGGGCGAGACACCATGTTTGA
- a CDS encoding GNAT family N-acetyltransferase — protein sequence MAHELIVRAMTRAELDTLVDWAAAEGWNPGLNDAQIFWDTDPDGFIAAELGGELIGGGSIVAYEGRFGFMGFFIVRPEHRSRGLGRQLWYARRDRLIARLRAPAVIGMDGVFAMQAFYARGGFVLSHRDLRFEGVGVAAALDERLVDLAEVPIAEVARYDAAHFPAPRADFLAAWIAQPGGRALGVVHDGALRGYGVIRRCRRGFKIGPLFAADGEMAEALFRGLADQAAGEPLFLDLPENNPAALALTERHGLREVFGCARMYYGPPPALPDGEIYGVTTFELG from the coding sequence ATGGCTCACGAGCTGATCGTCCGCGCGATGACGCGCGCCGAGCTGGATACCCTGGTCGACTGGGCCGCCGCCGAGGGCTGGAATCCCGGTCTGAACGACGCCCAGATCTTCTGGGACACGGATCCCGACGGCTTCATCGCCGCGGAGCTCGGCGGTGAGTTGATCGGCGGCGGTTCGATCGTCGCCTACGAGGGTCGTTTCGGCTTCATGGGCTTCTTCATCGTCCGCCCGGAGCACCGCAGCCGCGGCCTTGGTCGGCAGCTCTGGTACGCCCGCCGCGATCGACTGATCGCGCGCCTGCGGGCGCCGGCGGTGATCGGCATGGACGGGGTCTTCGCGATGCAGGCCTTCTACGCCCGCGGCGGCTTCGTCCTGAGCCACAGGGACCTGCGCTTCGAGGGTGTCGGGGTCGCCGCTGCCCTCGACGAGCGCCTGGTCGATCTGGCCGAAGTCCCAATCGCCGAGGTGGCACGCTACGATGCCGCCCACTTTCCGGCACCGCGGGCCGACTTCCTCGCAGCCTGGATCGCCCAGCCCGGCGGCCGGGCGCTCGGCGTGGTGCACGACGGCGCGTTGCGGGGCTACGGCGTCATCCGCCGGTGCCGGCGCGGCTTCAAGATCGGACCACTGTTCGCCGCGGACGGCGAGATGGCCGAGGCGCTGTTCCGCGGGCTCGCCGATCAGGCGGCCGGCGAGCCGCTGTTCCTCGATCTACCGGAAAACAACCCGGCGGCGCTGGCGCTGACCGAGCGCCACGGCCTGCGCGAGGTGTTCGGCTGCGCCCGGATGTACTACGGCCCGCCGCCGGCGCTGCCCGACGGCGAGATCTACGGCGTCACGACCTTCGAGCTCGGCTGA
- a CDS encoding SufS family cysteine desulfurase — MKHSSSPLVTASPSLDVETVRAQFPILATQAHGHPLVYLDNAASAQKPRAVVEVVSDYYLGKHANIHRGAYLLSQTATRLYEEARERIARFINAAEPAECLFTRGTTESINLVAASWGMQHLGPGDEIVLSVLEHHSNIVPWQLVAERTGAKIRVIPIDDAGDLQLDVYYRLLSPRTKLVAVGHVSNALGTINPVAEIIAAAHAVGALVLVDGAQWVAHGNTDVQALDADFYAFSGHKLYGPTGIGVLYGKRRLLDAMPPYQGGGDMIERVTFTETTFAELPNKFEAGTPHIAGAVGLAAAIDWLDGLGLEAVAAHEAELLHQATARLGEIPGLEIKGTARHKAGVLSWVAVDPPISTLDMGTQLDLEGICVRTGHHCCEPLMDHFGVTSTARASFGVYNNHDDVERLAIALAKVFATAHRRLGVVREAASTETIDYPGAAAPSPSAVAEDIRELFEALPDWPMRYQQLIELGENLPPMPEELKTQANFVSGCQSQVHLAARLRPGSEDLIEFLADADADIVRGLIAILQQLFSGQRAAEILAFDTTAFFADLGLDQHLSLTRRNGLAAMVQRLRQLAGQYERAVAP; from the coding sequence ATGAAGCACTCCTCATCGCCTCTCGTCACAGCTTCGCCGTCACTCGACGTCGAGACCGTACGAGCCCAGTTCCCGATTCTCGCCACGCAGGCGCATGGCCACCCGCTCGTCTATCTCGACAATGCGGCGAGTGCTCAGAAGCCCAGAGCGGTCGTCGAGGTCGTCAGCGACTACTACCTCGGCAAGCACGCCAATATCCATCGCGGCGCCTATCTCCTCTCGCAGACGGCGACACGCCTCTACGAGGAGGCTCGCGAGCGCATCGCGCGCTTCATCAACGCCGCCGAGCCGGCCGAGTGCCTCTTCACGCGCGGCACGACCGAATCGATCAACCTGGTCGCTGCGAGCTGGGGCATGCAGCACTTGGGGCCTGGCGACGAGATCGTCCTATCGGTCTTGGAACATCATTCGAACATCGTGCCTTGGCAACTCGTCGCCGAACGCACCGGGGCCAAGATCCGCGTGATTCCAATCGACGATGCCGGCGACTTGCAGCTCGACGTCTATTACCGGTTGCTCTCGCCGCGTACCAAGCTGGTCGCCGTCGGCCACGTCTCCAACGCGCTCGGCACCATCAACCCGGTTGCAGAGATCATCGCTGCGGCCCACGCGGTCGGCGCCCTGGTCCTCGTCGACGGGGCTCAGTGGGTTGCCCACGGCAACACCGATGTGCAGGCTCTCGATGCCGATTTCTACGCCTTTTCCGGGCACAAGCTGTACGGCCCAACCGGTATCGGCGTCCTTTATGGCAAGCGGCGGCTACTCGATGCGATGCCACCGTATCAGGGCGGTGGGGATATGATCGAGCGCGTCACCTTCACCGAGACCACCTTCGCCGAACTGCCCAATAAGTTCGAGGCCGGCACGCCGCACATTGCCGGCGCCGTCGGCCTGGCCGCCGCGATCGACTGGCTCGATGGGCTCGGCCTGGAGGCGGTCGCGGCCCACGAAGCGGAACTGCTGCACCAGGCTACCGCGCGGCTTGGCGAGATTCCGGGCCTGGAGATCAAGGGCACGGCCCGGCATAAAGCCGGCGTGTTGTCCTGGGTGGCTGTCGACCCGCCGATCTCGACACTCGACATGGGCACGCAGCTCGATCTGGAGGGTATCTGCGTGCGTACCGGCCATCACTGTTGCGAACCGCTGATGGACCACTTCGGCGTGACCTCTACGGCGCGTGCCTCCTTCGGCGTCTACAACAATCATGACGACGTCGAACGCCTCGCGATTGCCCTGGCCAAGGTCTTCGCCACGGCGCATCGACGCCTCGGCGTCGTTCGCGAGGCGGCGAGCACCGAGACGATCGACTATCCGGGTGCTGCGGCCCCGAGCCCGTCTGCCGTCGCTGAGGATATTCGCGAGCTCTTCGAGGCCTTGCCCGACTGGCCGATGCGTTACCAGCAGCTCATCGAGCTCGGCGAGAATCTGCCACCGATGCCCGAGGAGCTGAAGACCCAGGCCAATTTCGTCTCCGGCTGTCAGAGTCAGGTCCACCTGGCGGCCCGCCTGCGCCCGGGCAGCGAAGACCTCATCGAGTTTCTTGCCGACGCCGATGCCGATATCGTCCGAGGCCTCATCGCAATCCTACAGCAACTCTTTTCCGGGCAGCGCGCCGCCGAGATCTTGGCCTTCGATACGACCGCGTTCTTCGCCGATCTCGGCCTCGACCAGCACCTGAGCCTGACCCGGCGCAACGGGCTGGCCGCGATGGTACAGCGTCTGCGCCAGCTCGCCGGTCAATACGAGCGTGCCGTGGCCCCCTAA
- the csrA gene encoding carbon storage regulator CsrA — MLILTRRVGETLMIGDEVTVTVLGVKGNQVRIGVNAPRDVAVHREEIYERIKREQAEGTARAPDAGVDPSVE, encoded by the coding sequence ATGTTGATCTTGACTCGTAGGGTTGGTGAAACCCTCATGATCGGCGACGAAGTCACCGTGACGGTTCTCGGAGTAAAAGGGAATCAGGTGCGTATCGGCGTCAACGCCCCACGGGATGTGGCAGTTCACCGTGAAGAGATTTACGAGCGCATCAAGCGCGAGCAGGCCGAGGGTACAGCGCGTGCGCCGGACGCCGGAGTTGATCCCTCGGTGGAGTGA
- a CDS encoding regulatory protein RecX, which yields MTLDPEPRDVALRLLAARDHSRLELRRKLAVRGFAPAAVDAVLERLSGEGLLSESRLAEAYVAERLAKGFGPLRVREELRRKGLADELIEPHLHYDTEQWLERLAAVHDKRYGPGRPSDRKEQARRARFLASRGFPGELIGRFLLHDG from the coding sequence CTGACCCTGGACCCCGAACCTAGAGACGTCGCGCTCCGCTTGCTCGCGGCGCGCGACCACAGCCGTCTGGAGCTTCGCCGCAAGCTGGCAGTCCGAGGATTCGCCCCCGCGGCGGTCGATGCCGTGCTCGAACGCTTGAGCGGCGAGGGCTTGCTCAGCGAGTCGCGCCTTGCAGAGGCCTATGTCGCCGAACGCCTCGCCAAGGGCTTCGGGCCCCTGCGGGTGCGCGAGGAGCTGCGCCGCAAGGGGTTGGCCGACGAGCTGATCGAACCCCATCTTCACTACGACACCGAACAATGGCTGGAGCGGCTCGCCGCCGTCCACGACAAGCGGTATGGGCCAGGGCGGCCGAGCGACCGCAAGGAGCAGGCGCGGCGCGCGCGCTTCCTCGCCTCGCGGGGCTTTCCCGGCGAGCTCATCGGCCGCTTCCTGCTACACGACGGCTGA
- a CDS encoding aspartate kinase encodes MSLIVQKYGGTSVGSVERINAVAARVAAWREQGHQVVVVVSAMSGETNRLIELAKAIQPRPAPRELDVLLATGEQVTIALLSMALEQIDCPARSYTGAQMNILTNSAHNKARIRDIDGARVQADLAAGRVVVVAGFQGVDETGNITTLGRGGSDTSAVAIAAALKADECQIYTDVDGVYTTDPRIEPRARKLSRITFEEMLEMASLGSKVLQIRAVEFAGKYRVPLRVLSSFEEGEGTLITFEEDVVEEPKIAGIAFARDEAKLTVLGVPDQPGVASRILGPIAEANIEVDMIVQNIAADEATTDFTFTVHRNDFPRAFEVLQEIARELNARQVLGDERIAKISLVGVGMRSHAGIASKMFAALAKEKINIRMISTSEIKVSVVVDERYLELGVRALHEAFGLDASA; translated from the coding sequence ATGTCTCTGATCGTTCAGAAGTACGGCGGCACCTCGGTGGGCAGCGTAGAGCGGATCAATGCCGTTGCCGCGCGCGTCGCGGCATGGCGGGAGCAGGGGCATCAGGTGGTGGTCGTGGTCTCGGCGATGTCCGGGGAGACCAATCGCCTGATCGAGCTGGCCAAGGCCATCCAGCCGCGGCCCGCGCCGCGTGAACTCGACGTGCTGCTCGCCACCGGCGAGCAGGTCACGATCGCGTTGCTCAGCATGGCACTGGAGCAGATCGACTGCCCGGCGCGCTCCTACACGGGTGCGCAGATGAACATCCTCACCAACAGTGCACACAACAAGGCGCGGATCCGCGACATCGACGGCGCCCGGGTTCAGGCGGACCTGGCCGCCGGGCGGGTCGTCGTCGTTGCCGGCTTCCAGGGTGTCGACGAGACCGGCAACATCACGACGCTTGGCCGCGGTGGGTCGGACACCTCGGCCGTCGCCATCGCGGCGGCGCTGAAGGCGGACGAGTGTCAGATCTATACCGACGTCGACGGCGTCTACACGACCGATCCGCGCATCGAACCGCGTGCCCGCAAGCTCTCGCGCATCACCTTCGAGGAGATGCTGGAGATGGCGAGCCTGGGCTCCAAGGTACTGCAGATCCGTGCCGTCGAGTTTGCTGGCAAGTACCGTGTCCCTCTGCGTGTCCTCTCGAGCTTCGAGGAAGGCGAGGGCACCCTGATCACCTTCGAGGAGGACGTCGTGGAAGAGCCCAAGATTGCCGGGATCGCCTTTGCGCGCGACGAGGCCAAGTTGACCGTGCTCGGCGTGCCGGACCAGCCCGGTGTCGCGAGCCGCATCCTCGGGCCGATCGCGGAGGCCAACATCGAGGTGGACATGATCGTGCAGAACATCGCCGCCGACGAGGCGACGACGGACTTCACCTTCACCGTCCATCGCAACGACTTTCCGCGAGCCTTCGAGGTTTTGCAGGAGATTGCCCGCGAACTCAACGCGCGACAGGTCTTGGGCGACGAGCGCATCGCCAAGATCTCGCTCGTTGGGGTCGGCATGCGCTCGCACGCCGGCATCGCGAGCAAGATGTTCGCGGCCTTGGCCAAGGAGAAGATCAACATACGCATGATTTCGACTTCTGAAATCAAGGTCTCGGTGGTTGTCGACGAGCGGTATCTGGAACTCGGCGTGCGAGCCCTCCACGAGGCCTTCGGTCTCGATGCGTCGGCTTGA